In one Aromatoleum aromaticum EbN1 genomic region, the following are encoded:
- the gyrA gene encoding DNA gyrase subunit A, whose product MTPFAKETLPISLEDEMRHSYLDYAMSVIVGRALPDARDGLKPVHRRVLFAMHELSNDWNKAYKKSARIVGDVIGKYHPHGDSAVYDTIVRMAQNFSLRYMLVDGQGNFGSVDGDNAAAMRYTEIRMARIGHELLADIDKETVDFGPNYDGSEREPLILPAKIPNLLINGSSGIAVGMATNIPPHNLGEVLDACLKLLENPDTDIEELIALVKAPDFPTAALIYGLSGVHDGYRTGRGRVVMRARTHFEDLEKGNRQAIIVDELPYQVNKRTLLERIAELVNEKKIEGISEIRDESDKSGMRVVIELKRNEVPEVVLNNLFKQTQLQDTFGMNMVALVDGKPRTLNLKQMLDCFLSHRREVITRRTVFELRKARERGHILEGLAVALSNVDEIIALIKAAPAPADAKRGLMERTWHSALVEEMLARALAASYRPDSLAPEFGLSAQGYGLSDAQAQAILELRLQRLTGLEQDKIVTEYREVMDVITDLLDILANPPRITAIIVEELGAIRHQFDDPRRSEIVLNTAEINIEDLIAPEDMVVTLSHAGYFKRQPLTDYRAQRRGGRGKQATGMKDDDFIDRLFVANTHDYILCFSSRGRVYWLKVYEVPEGTRNSRGRPIVNLFPLMEGEKINAVLPVQAFDDDHFVFMATAEGTVKKTALTAFSNPRKAGIIAANLDDGDRLIGVAITDGNSDVMLFSDAGKAVRFPEGDVRPMGREARGVRGMNLEEGQRVIAMLVAKDEELSVLTATENGYGKRTPVAEYTRHGRGTKGMIAIQTSDRNGKLVGACLVEESDEVMLISTGGVLIRTRVQDIRELGRATQGVTLINLDEGTSLAGIEKVAESEVDEPAADVPDDGIAPADSEPAVDGMQTDDLPE is encoded by the coding sequence ATGACCCCGTTTGCCAAGGAAACGCTGCCGATCAGTCTCGAAGACGAGATGCGGCACTCCTATCTCGACTACGCGATGAGCGTGATCGTCGGCCGCGCGCTGCCCGATGCCCGCGATGGGCTCAAGCCGGTTCACAGGCGTGTGCTGTTCGCGATGCACGAGCTGTCGAACGACTGGAACAAGGCTTACAAGAAGTCCGCGCGGATCGTCGGTGACGTCATCGGCAAGTATCACCCCCATGGAGACTCCGCGGTCTACGACACCATCGTGCGGATGGCGCAGAACTTCTCGCTGCGCTACATGCTCGTCGACGGCCAGGGAAACTTCGGCTCCGTCGATGGCGACAACGCCGCAGCGATGCGTTACACCGAAATCCGCATGGCGCGGATCGGTCACGAGTTGCTTGCCGACATCGACAAGGAAACGGTGGATTTCGGCCCGAACTACGACGGTTCGGAGAGGGAGCCCCTGATCCTGCCGGCAAAGATCCCGAACCTGCTGATCAATGGGTCGTCGGGCATCGCTGTCGGCATGGCGACGAACATCCCGCCGCACAACCTCGGCGAAGTGCTCGATGCCTGCCTGAAGCTGCTGGAGAACCCGGACACCGATATCGAAGAGCTGATCGCCCTCGTCAAGGCGCCGGACTTTCCGACTGCCGCGTTGATCTACGGGCTCTCGGGCGTGCACGACGGTTACCGTACCGGCCGCGGCCGCGTCGTGATGCGCGCGCGCACGCACTTCGAAGATCTGGAAAAAGGCAACCGCCAGGCGATCATCGTCGATGAGCTGCCGTATCAGGTGAACAAGCGCACGCTGCTCGAGCGCATTGCCGAGTTGGTGAACGAAAAGAAGATCGAGGGCATCAGCGAGATTCGCGACGAGTCGGACAAGTCCGGCATGCGCGTCGTCATCGAGCTCAAGCGCAACGAAGTGCCTGAAGTCGTGCTGAACAACCTCTTCAAGCAGACCCAGCTGCAGGATACGTTCGGCATGAACATGGTGGCGCTGGTCGATGGCAAGCCGCGCACGCTGAACCTGAAGCAGATGCTCGACTGCTTCCTGTCGCACCGGCGTGAAGTCATTACGCGCCGCACGGTGTTCGAGCTGCGCAAGGCGCGCGAACGCGGACATATCCTCGAAGGGCTTGCCGTCGCGCTGTCGAATGTCGACGAGATCATCGCGTTGATCAAGGCGGCTCCGGCACCGGCCGACGCCAAGCGCGGGCTGATGGAACGCACGTGGCATTCCGCGCTGGTCGAGGAGATGCTCGCGCGCGCCCTCGCCGCCAGCTATCGCCCCGACAGCCTGGCGCCCGAGTTCGGCCTCTCGGCGCAGGGCTACGGGCTGTCGGACGCGCAGGCACAGGCGATCCTGGAGCTGCGCCTGCAACGCCTGACCGGACTCGAGCAGGACAAGATCGTCACCGAATACCGCGAAGTGATGGACGTCATCACCGACCTGCTCGACATTCTCGCGAATCCGCCGCGCATCACCGCGATCATCGTCGAGGAACTGGGCGCGATTCGGCACCAGTTCGACGACCCGCGCCGTTCCGAGATCGTGCTGAACACGGCCGAGATCAACATCGAGGACCTGATCGCGCCCGAAGACATGGTCGTGACGCTGTCGCACGCCGGCTACTTCAAGCGCCAGCCGCTGACCGACTACCGCGCGCAGCGTCGCGGCGGTCGCGGCAAGCAGGCGACCGGGATGAAGGATGACGATTTCATCGACCGTCTGTTCGTCGCCAACACGCACGACTACATCCTGTGCTTCTCCAGTCGCGGTCGCGTCTATTGGCTCAAGGTGTATGAGGTCCCCGAAGGCACGCGCAACTCGCGCGGCCGTCCGATCGTGAATCTTTTCCCGTTGATGGAAGGAGAGAAGATCAACGCGGTGCTGCCGGTGCAGGCTTTCGACGACGATCATTTCGTCTTCATGGCGACCGCCGAAGGCACGGTGAAGAAGACCGCGCTGACCGCGTTCTCCAATCCCCGCAAGGCCGGCATCATTGCGGCGAACCTCGACGACGGCGACCGCCTGATCGGCGTCGCGATCACCGACGGCAACAGCGACGTCATGCTGTTTTCCGATGCCGGCAAGGCGGTGCGCTTCCCCGAAGGCGACGTTCGCCCGATGGGCCGCGAGGCGCGCGGGGTGCGCGGCATGAATCTCGAGGAAGGCCAGCGCGTGATCGCGATGCTGGTCGCGAAGGACGAGGAGCTGTCGGTGCTGACCGCGACCGAAAACGGCTACGGCAAGCGCACGCCGGTCGCCGAATACACCCGCCACGGCCGCGGCACCAAAGGCATGATCGCGATCCAGACGTCGGACCGCAACGGCAAGCTTGTCGGCGCCTGCCTTGTCGAGGAAAGCGACGAGGTGATGCTGATCTCGACGGGCGGAGTGCTGATCCGGACCAGAGTGCAGGACATCCGCGAACTGGGCCGGGCGACGCAGGGTGTGACGCTGATCAACCTCGACGAGGGCACCTCGCTGGCGGGGATCGAGAAAGTCGCGGAGTCCGAAGTCGACGAGCCTGCGGCTGACGTTCCTGACGACGGCATCGCCCCGGCCGACTCCGAGCCGGCGGTGGATGGCATGCAAACGGATGATCTGCCGGAGTAA
- the pheA gene encoding prephenate dehydratase, with protein sequence MSDELLNLRKNIDRLDEEILVRLAERARHAQRVGEIKQGNVYRPEREAQVLRRLGAANPGPLPDLAVQRIFREIMSACLALERPLRVAYLGPAGTFSESASRKHFGSAPNFVPTSTIEEVFRAVEAGNVDYGVVPVENSTEGVVGGTLDLLLENPLQICGEVKLRIHQHLLSKAAGIGALKRLYSHAQSLAQCHEWLNRKLPSLSRVPVASNAEAARLASEDAESCAIAGEAAADLYGLGVLAANIEDDPNNTTCFLVIAHHDADRSGQDKTSLVCSAPNRPGAVHALLEPLAKHGVSMSKLQSRPARGGLWEYVFYMDIEGHRDDPEVAAALKELNERAGFVKVLGSYPGAVI encoded by the coding sequence ATGAGTGACGAACTGCTGAACCTCAGGAAGAACATCGACCGCCTCGACGAGGAAATCCTCGTCCGCCTTGCAGAACGCGCCCGGCACGCACAGCGCGTCGGCGAGATCAAGCAGGGCAACGTATATCGCCCCGAGCGCGAAGCGCAGGTGCTGCGCCGCCTCGGCGCTGCCAATCCCGGGCCGTTGCCGGATCTGGCGGTGCAGCGGATCTTCCGTGAAATCATGTCGGCGTGCCTCGCACTCGAACGGCCGCTCAGGGTCGCCTACCTCGGGCCGGCGGGAACTTTTTCGGAGAGCGCTTCGCGCAAGCATTTCGGCTCGGCGCCGAACTTCGTACCGACCTCGACCATCGAGGAGGTCTTTCGCGCCGTCGAAGCCGGGAATGTTGACTACGGCGTCGTCCCGGTCGAGAACTCGACCGAAGGCGTGGTCGGCGGCACGCTCGACCTGCTGCTCGAGAATCCGTTGCAGATCTGCGGCGAAGTCAAGCTGCGCATCCATCAGCACCTGCTGTCGAAAGCTGCCGGTATCGGCGCGCTCAAACGGCTGTATTCGCACGCCCAGTCCCTCGCCCAGTGCCACGAGTGGCTGAACCGCAAGCTGCCGTCCCTTTCGCGCGTACCGGTCGCGAGCAACGCCGAGGCGGCGCGCCTCGCTTCTGAAGATGCCGAATCGTGCGCGATCGCGGGTGAGGCGGCGGCCGACCTCTACGGCCTCGGCGTGCTGGCTGCGAACATCGAGGACGATCCGAACAACACCACGTGCTTTCTCGTCATCGCGCACCACGACGCGGACCGCTCCGGCCAGGACAAGACTTCGCTGGTGTGCTCGGCACCGAATCGGCCCGGCGCGGTGCATGCGCTGCTCGAACCGCTGGCGAAGCACGGTGTCAGCATGAGCAAGCTGCAATCCCGTCCCGCGCGCGGCGGATTGTGGGAGTACGTGTTCTACATGGACATCGAAGGCCATCGCGACGACCCGGAGGTGGCCGCGGCTTTGAAGGAACTCAACGAACGTGCGGGGTTCGTCAAAGTGTTGGGGTCGTACCCGGGCGCGGTGATCTGA
- the serC gene encoding 3-phosphoserine/phosphohydroxythreonine transaminase, which yields MTRVYNFSAGPAALPEAVLQQAAEEMLDWQGAGCGVMEMSHRGKEFTSIVAQAEADLRELLAIPDNYRVLFLQGGATQQFAQIPMNLLAGGSADYLVTGSWSKKAYGEAKHLAGALGGAVRLAGSTETAGFTRLLRTEELDLDPRARYLHLCTNETIHGVELCEVSRLPDTGVPLVADMSSHILSRPLDIGRYGLIYAGAQKNIGPSGLVVVIVREDLLGHASPVTPTIMDYRVMAENGSMLNTPPTYAIYIAGLVFRWLKAQGGLAAVEANNIAKSDLLYDFLDASDFYENRVAQDSRSRMNIPFLLRDDALNDPFLAGAKAAGLTQLKGHKSVGGMRASIYNAMPLAGVQALVDYMRDFSARNG from the coding sequence ATGACACGCGTATACAACTTCAGCGCCGGGCCCGCGGCGCTGCCGGAGGCGGTGCTGCAACAGGCCGCCGAAGAGATGCTCGACTGGCAGGGCGCGGGTTGCGGCGTGATGGAAATGAGCCATCGCGGCAAGGAGTTCACGTCGATCGTCGCACAGGCGGAAGCGGATTTGCGCGAGCTGCTGGCAATCCCGGACAACTACCGCGTGCTGTTCCTGCAGGGCGGTGCGACGCAACAGTTCGCGCAGATCCCGATGAATCTGCTCGCCGGAGGGTCGGCTGACTATCTCGTGACCGGGAGCTGGTCGAAGAAGGCTTACGGCGAAGCGAAGCATCTGGCCGGCGCGCTCGGCGGCGCAGTCCGGCTCGCCGGCTCCACGGAGACCGCCGGATTCACGCGCCTGCTGCGCACGGAAGAACTCGACCTCGACCCGCGGGCGCGCTATCTGCATCTATGCACCAACGAGACGATCCACGGCGTCGAGCTGTGCGAAGTCAGCCGGTTGCCGGACACCGGCGTGCCGCTGGTCGCCGACATGTCGTCGCATATCCTGTCGCGCCCGCTCGACATCGGCCGCTACGGCCTGATCTATGCCGGGGCACAAAAAAACATCGGTCCTTCCGGGCTGGTCGTCGTCATCGTGCGCGAGGACCTGCTCGGCCATGCTTCGCCGGTGACACCGACGATCATGGATTATCGCGTGATGGCGGAGAACGGATCGATGCTCAACACTCCGCCGACCTACGCGATCTACATCGCCGGACTTGTATTCCGCTGGCTCAAGGCGCAGGGCGGCCTCGCGGCGGTCGAGGCGAACAACATCGCGAAGTCGGACCTGCTCTACGATTTTCTTGACGCCAGCGATTTTTACGAGAACCGCGTCGCGCAGGACAGCCGCTCGCGGATGAACATCCCGTTCCTGCTGCGCGACGACGCGCTCAACGACCCTTTCCTCGCCGGGGCGAAGGCCGCTGGACTGACCCAGCTCAAGGGGCACAAGTCGGTCGGCGGGATGCGCGCATCGATCTATAACGCGATGCCGCTCGCCGGAGTGCAGGCGCTGGTTGATTACATGCGGGATTTTTCCGCGCGAAACGGTTGA